In Sphingomonas phyllosphaerae, one DNA window encodes the following:
- a CDS encoding GNAT family N-acetyltransferase has protein sequence MSVERVTDQRSEQEFALEVDGHRAVAAYQLEGATIVFTHTVVPPEIEGRGVGTKLIRGALDIVRDRGLKVVPQCPFVRAYIEKHPETRDLLA, from the coding sequence ATGAGCGTCGAGCGGGTCACGGACCAGCGCTCCGAACAGGAGTTCGCGCTGGAGGTGGACGGCCATCGCGCGGTCGCCGCCTATCAGCTGGAAGGCGCGACGATCGTGTTCACGCACACCGTCGTCCCGCCCGAGATCGAGGGGCGCGGGGTCGGCACCAAGCTGATCCGCGGCGCGCTCGACATCGTCCGCGACCGCGGGCTGAAGGTGGTGCCGCAATGCCCGTTCGTGCGGGCGTATATCGAGAAACATCCCGAGACGCGGGACTTGTTGGCTTAA
- the recQ gene encoding DNA helicase RecQ encodes MARDPLPDLHRIFGFPAFRGVQEQVVTRVLAGERTLAVMPTGAGKSLCYQLPSAMLEGTCVVVSPLIALMHDQLRAATAVGLRAATLTSVDENKAETRGRYLDGELDLLYVAPERASTADFRDLLTRGRPALFAIDEAHCVSEWGHDFRPDYRLLRPLLDTFADVPRLALTATADAHTRADILEQLGIPHEGMIVAGFDRPNIRYAIRPKDNSTRQIADVVRDTPGPGIVYVQTRAATEKMAAQLAQITGRPVRAYHAGLDPAVRARNQADFVASEDMVMCATVAFGMGIDKPDVRFVAHAGLPKSIEAYYQETGRAGRDGDPAVAHLFWGAEDFARARQRIGEVEPQRQPGERQRLAALGALVETAGCRRAILLRHFGEHPPETCGNCDNCLSPPAAIDATETARKYLSAVFRTGQMFGATYIEEVLTGKSSERSLMNGHEALSVWNIVDGTETAMLKPVGRALLLKDALRTNAHGGLEFGPAARALLKGEATLALVEPPKRERRRRGAGAADNPVDDPLFEALRVTRRELAKEAGVPPYVIFHDSALREMAALRPASLAALGRIAGVGQRKLDAYGQAFLDTVRAHG; translated from the coding sequence ATGGCGCGCGATCCGCTTCCCGACCTTCACCGCATCTTCGGCTTCCCTGCGTTCCGCGGCGTGCAGGAGCAGGTGGTGACGCGCGTGCTCGCGGGCGAGCGGACATTGGCGGTGATGCCGACCGGCGCGGGCAAGTCGCTCTGCTACCAACTGCCCTCGGCGATGCTGGAGGGGACGTGCGTGGTCGTCAGCCCGCTGATCGCGCTGATGCACGACCAGTTGCGCGCGGCGACCGCGGTGGGCCTGCGCGCCGCGACGCTGACCAGTGTCGACGAGAACAAGGCCGAGACGCGCGGGCGCTATCTCGATGGCGAGCTGGACCTGCTGTACGTCGCGCCCGAGCGCGCCTCGACTGCCGACTTCCGCGACCTGCTGACGCGTGGCCGCCCGGCGCTGTTCGCGATCGACGAGGCGCATTGCGTCAGCGAATGGGGGCATGACTTCCGCCCCGATTACCGGCTGCTGCGCCCGTTGCTCGATACCTTCGCGGACGTGCCGCGGCTCGCGCTGACCGCCACCGCCGACGCGCATACCCGTGCCGACATCCTCGAACAGCTCGGCATCCCGCACGAGGGGATGATCGTCGCCGGGTTCGACCGGCCGAACATCCGCTATGCGATCCGCCCGAAGGACAACAGCACGCGCCAGATCGCCGACGTGGTGCGCGACACGCCCGGCCCTGGGATCGTCTATGTCCAGACTCGCGCCGCGACCGAGAAGATGGCGGCGCAATTGGCGCAGATCACCGGCCGCCCGGTGCGCGCCTATCATGCCGGGCTCGATCCGGCGGTGCGCGCGCGCAACCAGGCCGATTTCGTCGCCTCCGAGGACATGGTGATGTGCGCGACGGTCGCGTTCGGGATGGGGATCGACAAGCCCGACGTCCGCTTCGTCGCGCACGCCGGGCTGCCGAAGTCGATCGAGGCCTATTATCAGGAAACCGGCCGCGCCGGGCGCGACGGCGATCCGGCGGTCGCGCATCTGTTCTGGGGCGCCGAGGATTTCGCGCGCGCGCGGCAGCGGATCGGCGAGGTCGAGCCGCAGCGTCAGCCCGGCGAGCGGCAGCGGCTCGCGGCGCTCGGCGCGTTGGTCGAAACCGCCGGCTGTCGCCGCGCGATCCTGCTGCGCCATTTCGGCGAGCACCCGCCCGAGACGTGCGGCAATTGCGACAATTGCCTGTCGCCCCCCGCTGCGATCGACGCGACCGAGACGGCGCGCAAATATCTGTCGGCGGTGTTCCGCACCGGGCAGATGTTCGGCGCGACCTATATCGAGGAAGTGCTGACCGGGAAGTCGAGCGAACGCAGCCTGATGAACGGGCATGAGGCGCTGTCGGTGTGGAACATCGTCGATGGCACCGAGACGGCGATGCTCAAGCCGGTCGGGCGAGCCTTGCTGCTCAAGGACGCGCTGCGCACCAATGCGCACGGCGGGCTCGAGTTCGGGCCCGCGGCGCGTGCGCTGCTGAAGGGCGAGGCGACGCTGGCGCTGGTCGAGCCGCCCAAACGCGAGCGGCGGCGGCGCGGGGCAGGGGCGGCGGACAATCCGGTCGACGATCCGCTGTTCGAGGCATTGCGGGTTACGCGCCGTGAACTGGCGAAGGAGGCGGGGGTGCCGCCGTACGTGATCTTCCACGATTCGGCGTTGCGCGAGATGGCGGCGTTGCGCCCGGCCTCGCTTGCCGCGCTCGGCCGGATCGCCGGCGTCGGACAGCGCAAGCTCGACGCTTATGGGCAGGCGTTTCTCGATACGGTCCGCGCGCACGGCTGA
- a CDS encoding TIGR01244 family sulfur transferase — translation MLRPLDPTIAVAPQITPDDVPAIAAAGYVAIVNNRPDGEEPGQPDGNAIRVAAEAAGLAYTAIPITHAGFSRPQVDAMRDALAAANGPVLAYCRSGTRSCNLWALARAAQGDDADAVTAKAAQAGYDLRGLRPALDAVAHAG, via the coding sequence ATGCTTCGTCCTCTCGATCCGACGATCGCGGTCGCCCCGCAGATCACCCCCGACGATGTCCCCGCGATCGCCGCCGCCGGCTATGTCGCGATCGTCAACAACCGCCCCGACGGCGAGGAGCCCGGCCAGCCCGACGGCAATGCGATCCGCGTCGCGGCCGAGGCGGCGGGGCTCGCTTATACCGCGATCCCGATCACCCACGCCGGCTTCTCGCGCCCGCAGGTCGATGCGATGCGCGACGCGCTGGCGGCGGCGAACGGCCCGGTGCTCGCCTATTGCCGCTCGGGCACGCGCTCGTGCAATCTGTGGGCGCTGGCACGCGCCGCGCAGGGCGACGATGCCGATGCGGTGACCGCCAAGGCGGCGCAGGCCGGCTACGATCTGCGCGGACTGCGCCCGGCGCTCGACGCGGTGGCGCACGCAGGCTGA